From Enoplosus armatus isolate fEnoArm2 chromosome 23, fEnoArm2.hap1, whole genome shotgun sequence:
TCTCCACCCCAGTCTCTActcctgtctctgctgcaactgagactaaaaagaaaaagaaaccgtGGTGGCGTCGGTGGCTTCTCTCTCGCCGCAAAGTATGTTCTACAGAGCTGAATGTTGCTAGTGTTACCAGCTgactaaaatgctaaaatgctaacatgcggaTTCTGCATATTATGTGAATATTATTTTGCTGTAAGTGGTTTTTTTGTACTGAcactcaacagaaacacaaggtCGCGTCTCCAGTTGTGACAGACCAAGGAGCCGAGAGAAGCCATCCACTTGAGACAGTAGAGGTCGAGCCGTCCAAAGACAAATCAGATGGCAGCTCAAGTGTGATCCCCACTGATGAACCAAGGCCAAGGCAGCCGACCCCAATCGGTCATGGTGGGAGTCAGGTCGAATCCATCGACATCGATCTGCGGGCGAATATATATGCCCACGTCTCAGAGTCGCGTACACCAGCCACCAGAAAACACCTCTCCAGAGAGGAGCTAGTCTGCCTCGGGTATGTACCTGCAAACagactcatatacacacacactgaacgctcatgtgttgtttttatacttgCTTGTATATAACGTTGTTCCAGGTTTAGATATATCAATCTTCACCCCTGAAATACAGCTGAAACATGCACACTGTGAAGAAAACGAGCTCCAGTCTGAGTTTGGTCCcctgtatttgttgtgtttaaggTTCCCCAACCTGGCGCAGACCTGCTACATGAACTCCACTCTGCAAGGCCTCCTGACACTGACTCATTTCATTCAGGAGGTCCACAACCAGCAGGAGGTGTGGAGTTCTCACTCCGAATGTCGACTCATCAGGTACAgcacctccacacacacgcgcacacacacacacacacacacacacacacacacacacagagatcgCTCTTTCTCTGCTAACTTTGCAGATTACCAagaagtaacaaaaacaaaaaaactgtcttctgtcctttcctcttcatctttgctctTCCCAGAGGGTTTGTGGAGGTTGGCGTCTGTCACTTCTCTGACaacaagaaggagaaaaaaagtgtcctgtctgcctttaaaaacacagttgctGAGTATAACTCAGAGTTTAAGGACAATAGTCAGAAAGTTAGTGTGCTTTATGTTTACAATACACAACATAGCACCACACACATCTTTACGAACGTCTTTTTCTGAACATCtttgttctgtatgtttctgtgcaggACGCCCATGAGTTCCTCAGCTGTGTGCTGGACATGCTGAGGTCTCCGTCCGCCGGCCTGCAGACGGCAGCAGTGGACATGGGCATCAGATACACTTGCCCTATCGATGCTCACATTGCCTTCCAGATGTTGAGCACCAGGACCTGCAGAGGGTATGAATGCACAGCCACttacttttttacacttactgtGAAATCTGTAGCCGTGTTGTAACACGAGTTGTCCCTTTATTCTGCAGATGTGGTATGCATTCCCCGAGGGTGGAGGATTTCCTCAACCTATCCCTGGACCTGGTGCCTGGGGGCTCTGTGAGCCAGAGTCTGCAGGAGTACATAAAAGTAAGTGGCACATCTGCTCATTTACTCTGAGTTTAATGTGATTTCattacacactacacacacaaacactccacccacatgttgtgtgtttgtttgaaaatgtcattcatcatccatgaaaagaaaaactaaaacctGCTTCTTACTCCTGTTCCCTGCTTGCAGGAGAGCCAGCTTGAGTATAGGTGCGAGTGTGATGCCAAGGAGTCGTCACAGCAGTGGTCATTCTTGACGTTGCCAAAGTATGTAATATCATCCGCAGTTCAGCCTGAacactttccttctttctgtcaaCTTGTGATCTGgccctcttctctccatctctcactccTGTACCTCTTTTCTGTCCACAGTGTACTGATTCTCCAGCTCAAAAGATTCAGATTCACTCCATCCTTCGACCTGGAGAAAATTGCCATCCCCATCGTTTTAACAAGGGAGCTTCTGGTGAAACCTGAAGGCATCATCACTGATGAGGTAAAGATGACTTGTCCTGTCTTAACAGCTTTATTTGCTGGATAGAAACTGATCCTAGAACAACGATTTACAGAAAATCTGTCAAATATGTATACAGGACCTGCTGTCAAATTGAATTGTTCTTTTCTAGGCATCAACTCGCTACTCGTTAGTTAGCATCGTCAGCCATTTGGGCTCCACAGCTCACTCTGGTAAGTGTTTGGTGGCGTTTGGTAGCTTCAcctgtttgaaaatgattttcaaGTTTTAAGAATTGACCGCTTCCTTTGGATGTGTACccttaaaaaaatgtgtcctctcctctcaggcCATTACATCTGTGACGGTGCTTACAGAGAGCAGACATCAGGGGACGTGACAGAACGCTGGCTCACGTACAATGACGACAAAGTGAGCGAGACAACCGGCTCTTCCGTCTGTCACCTGCGGCAGCGAACGGCATACCTGCTGTTCTATGAGAGGCAGGAAGGAGCTCCATCTGTGGCCAGAAAAACGCAGGTAGACACACCACACATCTTCTTCCCCATAGACGAGGGAAGAAGATGATGGTTGTGGAAGTAAGTATGTCGTATCGTTTAtacgcatacatacatatatgtacacttatacatgtgtgtgttgtttgccaTTCAGCAGTAGATGAGTCCTGAGgcaagagcaaagaaaaaaataataacaacaaaaaaaaacaatttaaaaaacaacaacaacaaaaacattaagtggGGTGGGGGCTCCGATGCCACTGTAAGAAATCTTTTGATCAGGACACGTCCTTTGACAGACTTCAAGAAACCTATCCTGTCTCTCTCAAGAAGAAGTCGTCGGGTCGCCCCAACAAGTCAAGAAGAAAGacgaaagaacaaacaaacaccaaaacaaaagaaaacaatctggTTTGctctccgggggggggggttcttaaGATATAGTGCCAGGTCACCCCAACAAGtcaagagaagaggagagaagaagaaagaagaaaacaaaaacaaacaaacaaaaaacattaagtgaggggggagaaaaaaaaccaaaaccaaagaaaacaaaaacaaacaaaaaaacaaaaaacattaagtggtggcggggggggggggggggggggggtgtcttaACATATAGtgacaagaggaaagaagaggaaagaagaaaataaaaaaacattaagtgaggggggagaaaaaaaaaaacaaaacacagaaaacaaaaacaaacaaataaaaacattaagtggtggtggtggggggggggggggggggatcttaAGACATAGTTCCCCTGTCCTCCACTGCCACCGTACGGAAACTTCACCATGTGGAGtcatctttgatcaggacacgTCCTTGAACAAACGTCAACAAACCTATTCTGTCtcaagaagatggagaagaacGTGCCAGGCCAACAttcaagaggaaagaagaggaaagaagaggaaagaagaaaataaaaaaacattaagtgaggggggagaaaaaacaaaacaaaacacagaaaacaaaaacaaacaaaaacaaacattaagtggtggtgggggggggggggggtcttaagATATAGTTGCCCTGTCCTCCACTGCCACCGTACGGAAACTTCACCGTGTGGAGtcatctttgatcaggacacgTCCTTTAACAAACGTCAACAAACCTATTCTGTCtcaagaagatggagaagaacGTGCCAGGCCAACAttcaagaggaaagaagaagaaagaagaaaataaaaacaaacatacaaaaaaaaaacattaagtgggGGGGGCTTAAGACATAGTTGCCCTGGCGTCCACTGCCACCGTACGGAAACTTCACCGTGTGGAGtcatctttgatcaggacacgTCCTTTAACAAACGTCAACAAATCTACGACACAAGAAATCAGGCTCGTCAGGTCGCCCCAACAAGTCCCTGAAAACTCTCCAGGGGATCCAGAAGGCTGCGAgtacacaaacaggaaaagagagcagagagacacaccccccccctaaccccccccccccccttcacagcccccacccccccagccccccccaccccccctcacaGCCCCATCTCACCCCAACtggtcaaggcagatgaccgcccacctggAGTCcagttctgttcaaggtttctgcctgttaaaaggcaGTTTTTTCCGCCCCAACCAAGAGCgggctcatggtgggaactgttgggttcTCTATGAAACGTGCCCTGACATAACTTCTGCTACAATTCGGccctatataaatacaattgatttGAACTGAATTCCATtaccagaaacaaaataatctcaactcaaaagGGTGCGcgaatatattttgatatttatattttgttatccAATCTGTACATTgaaaagtaaattaatttaataaactaATTTAATTGAAGACTGCActgcctgtttttgtttatatatatatttattgatttcattGACATGTGGTGATATCTGTACTATAACTGTAGATGTACTCACTCTGCATTTACAGGGGGCGGGCTGGATTATGAATTTTACACTGTTCTTTTGTTCTTACTCTGTAagataataatatgataatatgtaTATCTTTAATTACACAATAATAAGGTGTGCAGACAGTAATAATTTAATTACTGCTCTGACACATAAATGGTCCTCAACTCTCACATCCTGAAGTCAATAAAAGACTGATTACTAACACGGCAAATACTCTATTGAAATATACACAAAGATAATCGTGTTTGCTAAACATTTTTTGTGCTTCTCCAACATTATTACACCTAGACAGCTGGTTTCTGTCATGTATGTACTTCCTGGCAACATTTTGAGGATGATTGTGATTTCAGGCAGATCGAGTTTGATTTTactttctttgcacattttctccAGTAATTTGGTGGTGATTCTTGTTAGatttaataatgatttaaaggCAGTTTTAATCTAGTCTCAAACAGTGGATGTGAGTCAGCTTGCATTACTAAGCAGCTAAGGaacctaaaaaaacaaatcaattgtTATTTTAGTGGAAAAtctctttatgttttaaatactttttccaCCCTGTGAAGAACAATCTGGGTAAAACATTGAATGCTATATTTTAAGTAATGAAAATGGTCACTTaggcacacaaagacacacacagtcagctttTTAACCCCAAGGGGACGACATATCAGCCTACATTGGTCTCCAGGGCGGATTGGAGTTGCAGGAAAGTGGATCAGAGTGAAGTGGGAACAGTAAAGTAAATTACTGTCTACTCAGAGATCAGacgggttttttttctgttatctCATTAGGAAAATTAGATGTCTGGATAATACTATATGTGATCCATTTGGGTGTTTCCAGGGAGTGTGTTAGATTGTCAGTCACAATTTATGAAAGAACCAGAGTTTTTTTCTACAATGTGAGAGTCAAAATAATGAGCAATAGGTGGATGGCATGTGGCGTGTATCCTGTGAcaacagagacaggaaagaagaTGGAAATGAATACAAAAGTGCCCAAAGCCGTCCTCTGTTGTTCACTGACCCTGTATCATTTTACCCCGAAGGCCTGCATTCACAAAGGCTTTAAGGTTCCCATAAAACACAATGGACACTTCATGATCTCAAAATAATGGGCCGTTAACTGCAGTTACATTTGCTTTATGCACTTTCCCAGACAGCAGCATTTCTCCTGCAGCTTCAAAAAGGGATACAAACAAtgtcaaatatgtgttttccCTGGTTTCCCCTCTTGTTTCTACATGCCTGGTAGTTTTCTGAGCCTCGGGATTCATCTTACAGGTAAGGAATGATCTGTTTTTCTCCACTCGGTTGGGATcgtgacatgtttgtgttatgttttttggACTGGGCGTACCCCTCCGAGGAGTATTTACCTTTCAATTCTGTGCCCGTCACTTCATTttgtcaacagaaaatgtggttTATTGGATAGGATGACAGATGCACAGACCCCCTCTCATTAGTGAAAACATTTATCAGAGCTACAGGAGCTATTATTTAACATATATACACCATCAAGCTGCTcttatcaaaataaatcagattaCATATTGATCACTTAACTCAACATATAGTGTTATAATGCTCTTGTAGATGTTAGTTTTAACctaaaaatatatagtttcagccaacaaatacactgaaaaaaGTCCAATATATGCAAGTTAGGCTGATGCAAGTATCATACGTGGTTAAAGAGttaatttcaattattttacttaagtaaaaatatcaatacaacaaggcagaagtattatcagcaaaatgaacttcaagtatcaaaagtaaaagtatttgttatgcagaaaaacagtcctttttatatatattgctctatatattattaatattcaagtaaagtacaagtacctcagatttgTAGTTAAGTACAGAACTTTAGTAAATGCACTTAATTACATGGCACCACTGATTTTTAACCAAGCTGaatctttaattatttatttttatttattttgttgtcacaggaaaaaagagaaatgaagcaGAGGATGCCAATGAGATGAAAGGCATGAACATGCAGTAAGATAAGATGTTATCAAAGGCTTCAATAACGTTTCACTAGCCATCTTTCAAAAGGTTAAATAACATAATGTATAAAGTCTGTGTGGAGCCACTGAATGCATGGTGTAAAACCTGTTCCTCTCAGTGTGATGGTTGTGTTGGTGGTGCAGTATGAGCTGACTGTAACAGACAGTATGGATTCTCCTTTAACCCACTGACCTGCATTGCAGAGGCGGTTTACGTGTTCTGTATGTTCAATGAGGAATTAAAGTCTTTAGCAATGCTGCCCTCTAGCGTTGACAGACAGTTACTTCATCCGGATATTATTTTAGAGTCAAATAcaaaatggcccatttcagaataatgtatattatgttattggattataattattgaagCATTAATGTTaaattttaatgttgcagcatgTAAAGGTAGAGCTAATGTTAATTATCCTGCAGTGATCAGTCTGATCACCTGATCTGATCTTAACctataaaaatacatcataatttgTTTGCTGATTATATCTTAATACTATTCATCTGAATAAACTAAAAATAGGAAGTATAAATGGATTAAAGTATTTAACTCTAATATAATGTCTCATTTCTGGCCTGTGTGAAGGCAAAAGTTAGTCACGTTGAATATGCCGTTTCATCGTTTGATAATAAAAGGTTTTAATGCTATCTCTAAATTTACAATTCAAATACCAGTTTAACACGCACAATAGAGCTATTTACCTAACCACATTTATGTTAAATTCCCAGGTTAAACTTTACCTTTCATCCCTGGGGCCGATATAGGTCACTGTCAAGTTATCCAGAATAAATCATATGTATTCCGGTCATCATTTCGAAATAAGACTCGCATTGCATACATTGTCTTGCTATTGTTTGCAATTTTAGATTCAccttgaaagttcattcttgaccctgGGAATAGTAGTTTGACCAATAActaaatacataaatagatagatatatGTTAGTTATTGgaatacaatatacaatatttacCTCTAAAATTAGGAAAGTAATAAAATTATAAATtggaataaaatggaaaaagtcaAGTAAGGTACAAGTACCCCCAATttctacttaagtacagtactaagagtaaatgtactcagttataTTCCACCACAGGCAATAAGTATAAAGCTGAAACTAATCTACAATGTTGCTATATGAAGCTCatttaatggttttattttgaaggtaaatTTCCGGTTCTAGCCTCACGCTCACTAACCTGTGCTAGCTTAACTAgctggtatatatatatatcctccaGCCGCTGCATGCTAGGAGGTGTCCGGTAGTGTTGGCGACATCGTCGGCGTGACCGCAGCCGAACAATCGTTGACCGTCCTTCCTCCCTCCGCGGTGGAAACATGGCACTGAGCCGTCTGGAAAAGGCCCAGGTATGGCTCTTCAAAGCGGTCATGGGAGTCCTCTTTGTGCTGTTTCGGCTGTTCTCGCCCCGGAGATCCGTTATGTCCGGGAAGAAGCTCCCGCCCGTCCGCAACCCTCTGCTGCTCGTGTCAGCGACGCAGCTCGCCAAGAAGATCCGACGGAAAGAGGTGTGTACCCGGGGAAACCGAGTGAGGACTGCGGCTGGACAGACAAGCGTGTTTTAGTGGCTTCAGACCAACAAATAGTCACTTCTACTTAACTAATGTTGGTTAATGGTTGTTTAGACTCACAAAAGTTACATAAGCTGTTTGGCTTTAAATCTGGCTTTTCAGTGAAGTGTGAAGTCTTACATCCACGTAGCATGTTTCTCAATATCATCTCAATATCTGGTCCACTGTCTAATGAACTTTTccctgcagttttattttatttattaagtctATAAACCTTTAGAAATAAGACAGTAACACCTGTGGAAtaacaacacagcacacacccGGGCTTCTTATCAGTATACACAACATAAAGTGGACAGTAGAGAAGCAGCTGCTCTGCTATAGCCCTGCAGCCTTTTTGTGAGGCATGCGATCTTCATCTTATTGAGACAGGTTGGACTTTGTGCGGTTTTGACTGCATTATGTTGTGAAGAATCCACAGTATATtggagagggggagaaacaCCATTAAACACTGCAAGTTCATAACCATAAGCTTCACAAGTCGTGTATTCATTGTAGGGCTATTGGATTGCAGCATATTGTGCAAGTGTTGCTTttatgtagagctgaaacaactggtcgattaatcaattagtgaACAATTTTGAAAAGAGATTATTAGTCAAGTTTCAGCTTGCGAAATGTGGATAtcttcaggttttcttttaCTATTTCTTACATGTTATTATAAACAGATTGGTTAACAGGATAACTGAGAAAACAGCACATTCATCTATCATGAAAATAACTGCTGCTCTAAATAGTTGCTGCTCTACTTTATGTCCACGCCCACTGTTATGTTAGCAGTGGGACATAAAAACTTAAAGGAtatcaatacatttacacatttacgaaagaatgcattttttctcctctccctccatctttagGACAAACCTGTTTAATATGTCACCTGGAGGAATgaagtgtactttttttttccacttctggcgcttttactttttctgttgtgtgtaaCTAGTCCTAACACTCATATTTATAGtctaaatgttgtgtttctgcaggtgtcAAGTGTGGAGGTGTTGCAGGCTTACATTGACAGGATCCAGGAAGTCAACCCTCTTCTGAACGCTGTTGTAAAAGACCGGCAAGAAAGAATCATTCCTCCTTTcctgatacttttacttttgtcattttatatttatgttgaatcaattaatcattttactcatattttaaagcaaatattttcTGGCTccggcttctcaaatgtgaggatttgatgcatttctttgttgtaCATGATAGCAAACCTAATATTTTTGGGTTTCGggctgttggtcaaacaaaacaagacatttaaagatgttaCATTGGGCTGTTGGAAATTATAATacgcatttttcacaattttctgacattttatagacaaaaaaatCGTTTTAACGATAACAAAgttattgtttcttttaatgctgtcattttcctttttaacttttacaaaatgtacttgtatcaaagatgacagaaaaatgaaacagaaaatatgaatttgatTATATGAAGAGTTATAACTGTCATGGCAACACTTGAATTCTgccatatttacatttaaacaatttgtctctctctccgtccagGTTCGATGCTGCCCTCCAGGAGGCGGCCCAGGTCGACAAGCTGATTGAGGAGGAaacgggaggagaggaggtgctgGAGGACCGACTACCTTTACTGGGAGTCCCGCTCTCTGTCAAAGAGTGCTATGCCCTCCAGGGTAAATTCCAGACATCGAATATCCTGTCAGTCACTTGAAACCAGGCACTTTACTTTGACTACATACATCAAATAACCAGAATTTGAGTCAACATTTGATACTGGTAACATTCCCATTCACAGTTTAGTGAAGAAAGTTGAACTTTTTTCTGAATACATCATGTtgtgtgatgaaaacacactcaaaaaaaagcatttccagCAAATAATGGTCTTGAAAttagtcagtgtttttgtttggggtttACTCCACGCTGCAGTTGAGCATCTGACACATTTGCGTCTTGCAGGCATGCCCTACACTGTAGGTTTGATGTCCAGGCGAGGAGTCACGGCCACCGTCGACGCTCCAGCGGTGGCCCTGTTGAAGAGAGCGGGGGCCATCCCGCTGGGCGTCACCAACACCAGTGAGATGTGTATGTGGTCCGAGTCCCACAACCACCTCCACGGCATCACCAACAACCCGTACGACCTGGAGAGGATACCAGGAGGAAGTTCAGGTCAGCAGCTCTCGGTTTAACCTCGAGTCGACCTCTCTTTCAGGCAGGGAGTCAGACGCTGTTGTTGACTTGAGGTTCAGAGCCAAGAAGCATTTATTGAGACCAGCTTATTGTTGGAGtcagtctctttgtctcctgGAATAGCCCTGATAATCATATTACACTgcagacgcacaaacacagaggctcTGGCCCTGGTCCCTGGAAGGGAAACTCTTAAAGGGGAAGGGGAGTACTACTACATATGTGGAAACAAGTTGTATAAagtcttttgtggctccagagagaGCTGCACAAAGTTTGTTAAACTGCCTCAAATGATGTCActtgaagactacaagtttgaaaattaaaaaaaatctgtttgtgtggagttagaaagaagtgagcttaccagacctctgcagcccgctcctcacctctgtttgaggctagcagctcgaggctacattagcagctactagcatgacacacccaaatctccaactgaaggaagaagaatgagtgCACCAATGATCCTGTCCATTATGAGTCTGACAACGTTATAGGGGTGCTATGCTAAAGTACTCTTTTAAAGCtgttatctgtttttaattcattatgTGCAAACATGGTTGAAGACTCTTGAGTTATAGATGGAACTTTGTGTTTCTCAACTGATCATACCTCAAAATATAGGCCTCGCTTTCTCATTACCttacagtacttttatttgGCAAATGCTATTGTCCATAGGGATTTACTGTAAGTGCATTCAGACCCTAAAGAAACAAGAGCTCGGTGTATTTTGGAAGTATAAGTTCTCTGAGgtgataaacaaaacattaactaAGACATAATATAAAGACTTGTTGCTGTCGAGGACTCCACTACTAAGAGCCATGATAAGAAAAgctatattatagtatataacattatttattagGTGTTCTGGaaaattgaatattgaataattGTTgcagttaatgttaatgttgtagtagtagtgtaGTATTATTAAACAAGACTGTGGATAAAGCAGGACTGCCAgcttatctctcctctctctctctgcttacCTGCCGGCCTCAGGTGGGGAGGGCAGTATACTGGGAGGAGCAGGCGCAGTCATCGGCGTGGGCTCAGACATCGGCGGCAGCATCCGTATGCCCTGTTTCTTCAACGGTATATTCGGCCATAAAACCACCCCCGGTAAGAGAAACTACatgttaaatatgtattaatgcAGCCCGTCCTTAttcagtgtgctgctgcagtatcCGTTATATTAAATGACAATGTAAAAGGGGTCGCTGGTAGTGATGAACCCGAATTATCACTTGAATCTGCAGCCCTCATtcacagagctttttttttttagtgagtTTCAAGTCATTGTTTAGCGTGGTTCACTCTCATGGCatctttttcagctgtttttagtgagaaagctctaaaaacacactgttcacaatatgttcagcaccaaacagcagacagacacagttagcgactagctgagaccagaaacagagctaaaagagattAAATATATCAGGTGGAAATCactacaaatgaatgctaatgtttctccttaagtgctggatgtgtaaacaagccactgtttgctaacaagtttgccacatcaacttaaaaggtgataatatgtcagtgttctTATTGTTTCTGCTGCCGGCAAGGGCCCACAAAAATGAGTTACtgtgatgtgtgtctgcaggtgtcgTGTCCTTTGAGAACCAGTACCCTCCTTGCTCCGGCAGACACAAGGAGTACATCAGCAATGGTCCCATGTGCCGCTACGCTGAGGACCTGCTGCCCATGCTCAGTATCATGGCAGGACCCAAAGCTCACATGTAAGAgctgaatgagtgtgttttttccaaAACCAGCTTACTTTATAAACATTCAGATACTTTCTAAGCGTTCTTTTTTCTGGGAGGTTTTCTTGCAATGCTTGGTGTaaaaatcaaaaccaaacaatggCCTTTGTCCACTAATGTTTGTCTAATTTGCAGTATTTGCTTCCACATGTTTACACAGGTTGTCTTTAAACACGAAGGTTGACTTAAAGAAGCTGCGGTTCTTCACCATCCCTCACGATGGCGGCTCTACTGTGACGTACCCCGTCAGCAAAGAGCTCATGGAGATTCAGAGGAAGGTGCGTTGAATCCATTGGTCAAATCACTTCTGCAGAACCGGGCGTATCAGGAAGGTTAATTAAAATCCTCACGCGATGTTCTTCAGGTGGTGGAGCGTCTGGAGGCCGACCTCGGTGTGAAAGTCCAAGAAGCGCGTTTCCCAGAGCTCCGCTATGGCTTCCAGATCTGGGACACCTACATGGGCCTTCCTGATGAGAAGGGCAAGGTAGCTGACAACCTTGATCCAGAGCAGCGtgtccctgcctgtctgtgcaGGACAGTTATTGGacatgaaacaggaaacagtcgTGAATCTGTCTAATAAGACATGTGAATGTGAAAGAAAGCAGGTCGAGTCTTAGTCACAGCGCCTATTGTAGTCTGCTGCCCAGAAACGGTTCACTAATCTGTTTAGCTTTagcataccacacacacacacacacaaacacacacacacacacacacacacaaacacacacacacaaacacacacagtgctgtggGGTTTGCAGGGTCCTTTGGTTAGTTGAATAAGTTATTATTACTGTCATGCCATTCATGGTTTCCTGGTATAAAATGTTACTGcaatgataatgtaatgtaaataatgtgtcGCTCTGCAGAACTTGTACTTTTGATTCttctaagtacattttgttataATACTTTTACTAGGATAAGGAAAGgattaagtaggattttgaatgaagaCCTTTGCTTGTcatagagtatttttacattgttgtgttggtacttttacttcagtaaacaatgtgagtacttcttccaccgcgGATTTAAACTAGACTGTAAAGCACCCAGACACTGTGTTCAGTAGCGAACCGCTTTCAAAGGTTTtgaaaattataaaaacaaatctattgCCTGGATAAAAAGCTATATAACAGTTTCTAAAGTTTCAACTATGGCGCCACCCAGTGGTGAtgtttgttaacatgttgatgaaAAAACCTTCAGACTGATAAAGCAGCAGGTTTAAATTGATCAtaattcatcatgttttcatcaggCCTCTCTGATGTTGGAAGTCATGTCTCATCTCGCTTCAAAAATACGCAAAGGTCCTTCAGCGGGAGCAAATCTTTTGACTCAAGtggattttaaaaacaatatttcaggCATCAAATGTTGCAAACAAATCATGAAAAGCTTCTCTGATattttgtgtgctgtgtacagtgtgtattatgTGAGCGCTactattttgaggtactttatgaca
This genomic window contains:
- the LOC139306255 gene encoding ubiquitin hydrolase B-like: MLCESQLEYRCECDAKESSQQWSFLTLPNVLILQLKRFRFTPSFDLEKIAIPIVLTRELLVKPEGIITDEASTRYSLVSIVSHLGSTAHSGHYICDGAYREQTSGDVTERWLTYNDDKVSETTGSSVCHLRQRTAYLLFYERQEGAPSVARKTQVDTPHIFFPIDEGRR
- the LOC139305904 gene encoding fatty-acid amide hydrolase 2-A-like, with protein sequence MALSRLEKAQVWLFKAVMGVLFVLFRLFSPRRSVMSGKKLPPVRNPLLLVSATQLAKKIRRKEVSSVEVLQAYIDRIQEVNPLLNAVVKDRFDAALQEAAQVDKLIEEETGGEEVLEDRLPLLGVPLSVKECYALQGMPYTVGLMSRRGVTATVDAPAVALLKRAGAIPLGVTNTSEMCMWSESHNHLHGITNNPYDLERIPGGSSGGEGSILGGAGAVIGVGSDIGGSIRMPCFFNGIFGHKTTPGVVSFENQYPPCSGRHKEYISNGPMCRYAEDLLPMLSIMAGPKAHMLSLNTKVDLKKLRFFTIPHDGGSTVTYPVSKELMEIQRKVVERLEADLGVKVQEARFPELRYGFQIWDTYMGLPDEKGKPPQTFAELIGEPGRPVWPLWELLKWMVGKSEHTMAAIGLALVEMTQVSKPSPFIIHQKEKLQKGVDELLGTDGVFLYPSHTRVAPKHHHPLFRPLDFAYTGIINILGLPVTQCPLGLGEEGLPLGLQVVAGKLQDHLTLEVALYLEKTFGGWREPGAD